In Saprospiraceae bacterium, the sequence TAAATAAAATTTTTCTTACTCATAGATTACATTACTTTAGAATTAACCTCGGCGGCTCCTGTAGTTCTAAAAAACTCATTTACTTTAGAAGGATCAATATTAGATTTATTGAATGCGATACAAAACTTATCATCAGTAATTCGGTCGTCTAAAACTTCATTAGAAATACCAGGGCCGAGGCCACAAATAATATAGAAAGTGATGGTCATACCCCAGGCAGCAAATAATACCGTCATTTCGAAGGTAATGGGTATAAAAGCAGGAACCGACCAATATGGCTTACCACCAAAAATTATCGGCCAATCCTTGGTAAAAATCCAGGTCATTCCTAAAAAGGCGGTCAATAAACCCAACAAACCATATACAAATCCGCCCTGATGAAGTCGTGACTCAGACAGGTGTAAGGCCGAATCCAAGCCATGCACCGGAAAAGGGGTAAAAACATCCATGATAGAAAGATCCATTGAATTGGCTTTTTTTACCGCTTTCAACAAATCTTCCTCGTCGTTGTATAAACCGTATATTACTTCTTTATGATTGGACATAAGATCAGTTAAATTTAAATTTTATCAATGATGCGCTGCATGTTCTTCATGGTGTACCGGCGGATGTAGTGCTGCTTCTTTAGCTGCAGCATTATTTTTATCCACGTATTGATCACCAGCAACCTTTAGGATATGTTTCACTTCTGCGATAGCAACCACGGGAGCTAATCGCACAAAAATCAAATAGAAAGTAAAAAATATTCCCAGGGTGCCTATGAAAATTCCGATCTCAACCCAACTTGGAGAATATAAACTCCAGCTTGAAGGCAAATAATCTCTTGCAAGCGTGGTAGCTATAATTACAAATCGCTCAAACCACATACCAATATTGACGAAAATTGACATGAGAAAGGTCCAATAAATACTTCTTCTGATTTTTTTGGACCAAAATAATTGGGGCGAAAGCACATTGCAAGCCATCATGCCAAAGTAGGCCCACCAATAAGGCCCCAAAGCTCTATTAAAGAAAGCAAATTGCTCGTAAACGTATCCGGAATACCAAGCTATAAACAACTCTGTAAGATAGGCCACCCCCACAATAGTACCTGTGAGCAGTATGACTTTATTCATGGATTCAATATGTTCCACGGTGATGTAATCTTCTAACTTTAAGACTTTTCGGGTGATAAGCATCAAAGTCTGGACCATCGCAAATCCCGAGAAAATAGCTCCAGCGACAAAGTAAGGCGGAAAAATGGTAGTGTGCCATCCTGGAATCACTGAAGTTGCAAAGTCAAAACTTACTATAGTGTGAACTGAAAGCACTAGTGGGGTTGAGATACCAGCAAGAACCAAAGAAAGCGCCTCCCATCTTTGCCAATGTTTGGCTGAACCGGTCCATCCAAATGACAGAAAGTTGTATAATTTTTTACGAACACCTTTGGCTCTGTCCCTCACCGTAGCAAAGTCCGGAACCAAACCTGTATACCAGAAAAGGAGCGATACGGAGAAATATGTAGAAATAGCGAACAAGTCCCATAACAAAGGCGAATTAAAATTGGGCCAAAGCGGTCCTCTCGTATTTGGATAAGGGAAAAAGAAATAAACTACCCACATTCTACCAACGTGGATACCTGGAAACAAAGCGGCACAAATAACAGCAAATATGGTCATAGCCTCTGCTGCACGATTTACCCCTGTACGCCATTTTTGTCTAAATAACAAAAGGATGGCAGAGATCAGTGTACCAGCGTGTCCGATACCGATCCACCATACAAAGTTGGTAATATCCCATCCCCATCCAATAGTTCGATTGAGATTCCAACTTCCGATACCTACCCAAATAGTCCAAATGATACAAAACATACCAATGCTCAGGGCAGTTGTGGCAGCACCAAAAGCAAGAATCCATGCCAAGCTTGGCGCTCTTTCAGTAGCAGCACACAAATCTTCTGTGATCTGATGGTAAGTCTTGCTTCCGCGTATTAATGGTTCCCGGATCGGAGAAACTATTGCGCTCATATTTTATTCGTTAAATCACTAATAGTTAAAAAAATATTCAATTTCATGCTTCAATGGCTTCATCGCGGTTTGTAATCTTGGACATATATGTAACCGAAGGTCTGGTGTTTATCTCCTCCAACGCTTGATAATTAAGCGGATGAGCCACCTTTCCATGAACATTAGAAGCTTTATTATTAATGTTCCCAAAAGTAATTGCACCTGTAGGACATGCTGATTGGCAAGCTGTCTTTACATCGGTATCTACCAATGTGCGATTTTCTTTTTTTGCTGTCAATTTACCTTCCTGGATTCTTTGAGTACAGAAAGAACATTTTTCAATAACTCCCCTTGCCCTCACAGTGACATCTGGATTAAGAACCATCCTCGTCAAATTGTCTGTCATAAAAGGAGACTCTTCGCCTTCAGTGATAGAAGGTTCATTAATAGGCCATAGGTCAGCTTTCATATAGTCTAACCAATTAAATCGACGAACCTTATAAGGACAGTTGTTGGCACAGTATCTGGTACCTACACAACGATTGTAAACCATCTGGTTGATCCCCTCACTATTGTGGTTGGTAGCATTGACAGGACATACATTTTCGCAAGGAGCATTATGACAATGCTGACACATCAGTGGTTGAAACACTACATTAGGATTGTGAGCATCACCATAATAGTATCGATCTACTCTAAGCCAGGTCATTTCATGATGTCGGCTGACTTCTTTTTTACCCACTACGGGGACATTGTTTTCAGCCATACAGGCTACAGCACAGGCACCACAACCTATACAAGAATTGAGATCTATGTGCATATGCCACTGAAGACCTTTCTCATAAAACTCTGAATAATCAGGATAAAGTGTCTGATCATTGAGATGCTGGAATTCTTTGCGCTCTTCTTTAAGTTCACCTGCAAATTTCTCCAAATCACTAAGGTTAGCGCGTCTAATGACAGATCGATCTACTAAAGAGCCTTGAAAACCTTGCTTAGCTAAGCCGAAATAGGTAAAAAATACTGTAGCAGCTTCATCAGCATTGATTTTTGTACCGGTCTTCTTATCAATATCTTCTACTCCCATGGTATGATGATATTGTACACAAGCAAGCCTTTCATTAGAACTCAACTTGACAGGAGCAGCAGCTACGGTATTAAAGTACTGGATCAAACCATCTACTATTTGACAATAAGAAAAAACATTGGTACCAATATTTTTTCCTGCAGGGCCAGCCACTTTGCGACCGTAGCCTAACCCTATAGCCATGGTACCCGGCATTTGGCCAAACTGTTGAATAGTCTCTGTCTCAATAATCCCATTTCCTATACCCAATTTGACTACATCACCATTGGACAAGTCAAAAGCACCGACAAACTTATTGACGCCATTGAAAGCCACCGGCACTGCCAAATAATTACCCCAAACACATCGGGTCACCGGGTCAGCCATTTCTTGCAACCATGGGTTGTTGGCATGTTGGCCTGCTCCAATATTTACAGTTTCAAAAAACTCAATTTCGTTTTCGGCATTGACTGGTTGAGTTACTTTCAGATTACTTAAATCAATAGCAGGTATCGAGACGGCACCTGATTCAGTCGTACTCTCCTCTACAAAAACGCCATTATGTAAAGCTTGATCCCATGAATCATTGAGCAAATATGAATTCAACCAAACGTGCCTCAAATAATCATAATAAGGTGATTCTGCCTTTAGGTTTACTGTATTGCTGTCAGCCCACTTCAATAAGGATACTTCAGCCTGCCGGGTATTGAATAGAGGAGCTATGGTTGGTTGAATCAATGACAACTGACCTTTTTTAGGCTCCGCATCACCCCAGGATTCCAGGAGATGATGATTCGGCGCAATCATATTGCACAGATCACCTGTCTCATTTAATGATCCAGCAAAAGAAATTCTAGATTTTACTTTTGAAACAGCAGCTACAAATTTGTCAGCTCCCGGATAATCATAGGCTGGATTGGCATTGTCCAAAACGATGAGGACATCTATACTCCCTGCATCCATGTCTGCTATTAACTTTTCAAGGGCTTTTTCATCCCCTTGTCTTTGGTAAGAAGGAGTGGTAATATCTAGTGTCTTACCGTAATTCTCTAAAAGTTGGTTGATTCTATTGACGATAATTTGTTCAGCAACATTATTGGAACTTGACACAACTAAAGAGGCACCTTTGTTGGCTAGCAGTTGGTCGGCTACTTTGGCAAGGGAGCCGGCAGCTTTTTCATTTAGAGGCGGACTGGTCAAGGTAGCACCACCACTTTTCGAAGCCAGTGCATTGTATAAAAATGCAATAGCAGCTCCTTGTTCAGAAGGTCTTATCAGTATACGATTATCCGCATTGGACCCTGTCAGTGACATATGACTTTCTACTTGAAAATGG encodes:
- a CDS encoding DUF3341 domain-containing protein, with the protein product MSNHKEVIYGLYNDEEDLLKAVKKANSMDLSIMDVFTPFPVHGLDSALHLSESRLHQGGFVYGLLGLLTAFLGMTWIFTKDWPIIFGGKPYWSVPAFIPITFEMTVLFAAWGMTITFYIICGLGPGISNEVLDDRITDDKFCIAFNKSNIDPSKVNEFFRTTGAAEVNSKVM
- a CDS encoding 4Fe-4S dicluster domain-containing protein; protein product: MSDKLEGIWIGEKDLNSDIDYLKQADEKSRIRPDETTPSEDSPEHQSNRRDFLKYMGFGLGAATLAASCKTPIRKALPYLVKPDSIVPGIANYYASSYVNGGDYCSILVKTREGRPIKIEGNSLSNISFGGTSARAQALVLSLYDTHRIQGPMIKGENKWESASWDVLDEKIGKEILPASKVRILSNTILSPTTKKVIGEFKSKYPNTEVISYDPISSAALLIANETNFGIKAIPSYRFDEAKVIVSFNADFLGTWISPIEYAHQYIKGRKISEVAGAKMSRHFQVESHMSLTGSNADNRILIRPSEQGAAIAFLYNALASKSGGATLTSPPLNEKAAGSLAKVADQLLANKGASLVVSSSNNVAEQIIVNRINQLLENYGKTLDITTPSYQRQGDEKALEKLIADMDAGSIDVLIVLDNANPAYDYPGADKFVAAVSKVKSRISFAGSLNETGDLCNMIAPNHHLLESWGDAEPKKGQLSLIQPTIAPLFNTRQAEVSLLKWADSNTVNLKAESPYYDYLRHVWLNSYLLNDSWDQALHNGVFVEESTTESGAVSIPAIDLSNLKVTQPVNAENEIEFFETVNIGAGQHANNPWLQEMADPVTRCVWGNYLAVPVAFNGVNKFVGAFDLSNGDVVKLGIGNGIIETETIQQFGQMPGTMAIGLGYGRKVAGPAGKNIGTNVFSYCQIVDGLIQYFNTVAAAPVKLSSNERLACVQYHHTMGVEDIDKKTGTKINADEAATVFFTYFGLAKQGFQGSLVDRSVIRRANLSDLEKFAGELKEERKEFQHLNDQTLYPDYSEFYEKGLQWHMHIDLNSCIGCGACAVACMAENNVPVVGKKEVSRHHEMTWLRVDRYYYGDAHNPNVVFQPLMCQHCHNAPCENVCPVNATNHNSEGINQMVYNRCVGTRYCANNCPYKVRRFNWLDYMKADLWPINEPSITEGEESPFMTDNLTRMVLNPDVTVRARGVIEKCSFCTQRIQEGKLTAKKENRTLVDTDVKTACQSACPTGAITFGNINNKASNVHGKVAHPLNYQALEEINTRPSVTYMSKITNRDEAIEA
- the nrfD gene encoding polysulfide reductase NrfD, which translates into the protein MSAIVSPIREPLIRGSKTYHQITEDLCAATERAPSLAWILAFGAATTALSIGMFCIIWTIWVGIGSWNLNRTIGWGWDITNFVWWIGIGHAGTLISAILLLFRQKWRTGVNRAAEAMTIFAVICAALFPGIHVGRMWVVYFFFPYPNTRGPLWPNFNSPLLWDLFAISTYFSVSLLFWYTGLVPDFATVRDRAKGVRKKLYNFLSFGWTGSAKHWQRWEALSLVLAGISTPLVLSVHTIVSFDFATSVIPGWHTTIFPPYFVAGAIFSGFAMVQTLMLITRKVLKLEDYITVEHIESMNKVILLTGTIVGVAYLTELFIAWYSGYVYEQFAFFNRALGPYWWAYFGMMACNVLSPQLFWSKKIRRSIYWTFLMSIFVNIGMWFERFVIIATTLARDYLPSSWSLYSPSWVEIGIFIGTLGIFFTFYLIFVRLAPVVAIAEVKHILKVAGDQYVDKNNAAAKEAALHPPVHHEEHAAHH